From the genome of Lotus japonicus ecotype B-129 chromosome 6, LjGifu_v1.2, one region includes:
- the LOC130722915 gene encoding probable magnesium transporter NIPA1: MGISNDNVIGLVLALSSSIFIGSSFIIKKMGLKNAANNGTRAATGGHSYLLEPWWWGGMISMIVGEIANFAAYAFAPAILVTPLGALSVIFSAVLAHFILEEKLHIFGVLGCALCMVGSTTIVLHAPQEKDIHSVKEVWQLATEPGFIVYTCIVVILVSVLIFRYSHSHGQSHMIVYIGICSLTGSLTVMSVKAVGIALKLTFEGMNQFIYFETWFFTMIVIGFCLMQINYLNKALDIFNTAVISPVYYVMFTSFTIIASMIMFKEWDTQNASQIATELCGFVTILSGTFLLHRTKDMGNKPIEDPVSSSPHHLSNAQTPVNHEL; the protein is encoded by the exons ATGGGGATATCCAATGACAATGTAATTGGCCTTGTGTTGGCTCTGTCATCCAGCATTTTCATTGGGTCTAGCTTCATAATTAAGAAAATGGGTCTTAAAAATGCTGCAAATAATGGGACAAGAGCAG CCACGGGAGGGCATTCGTATCTGTTGGAACCGTGGTGGTGGGGTGGAATGATTTCAA TGATTGTTGGAGAAATAGCCAATTTTGCGGCTTATGCATTTGCACCTGCAATCCTTGTTACTCCTTTGGGAGCTTTGAGTGTGATTTTCAG TGCAGTGCTAGCTCACTTCATATTGGAAGAGAAATTGCACATATTTGGCGTGCTTGGATGTGCTCTCTGTATGGTGGGATCCACAACTATTGTTCTGCATGCACCACAAGAGAAAGACATTCACTCTGTAAAGGAAGTGTGGCAGCTTGCTACAGAACCAG GATTTATTGTATACACTTGCATTGTGGTGATACTGGTTTCTGTCCTTATTTTTCGTTATTCGCATAGCCATGGGCAGAGCCATATGATCGTATATATTGGAATATGTTCACTCACGGGCTCACTCACG GTTATGAGTGTCAAAGCAGTGGGAATAGCTTTGAAGCTTACATTTGAAGGGATGAATCAATTTATTTACTTTGAGACTTGGTTCTTTACGATGATCGTGATAGGATTTTGCCTTATGCAAATTAACTATTTGAACAAG GCTCTGGACATCTTTAATACTGCTGTCATATCACCAGTTTACTATGTAATGTTTACATCATTCACCATCATTGCCAGCATGATCATGTTTAAG GAATGGGACACACAAAACGCATCGCAGATTGCTACTGAATTGTGTGGGTTTGTCACAATTTTATCTGGGACATTCCTCCTTCACAGAACTAAGGATATGGGAAATAAACCCATCGAAGACCCTGTTTCTTCAAGCCCCCACCATCTTAGTAATGCTCAGACACCTGTTAACCATGAGCTTTGA